GCGGGTGGTATTGACGATCATAATGTCGCGGAGTACGCGGCTACCGGTGTGGACTTCATAGTGACGAGTGCACCTTACCATGCCAGCCCCGTTGACGTTGGCACCAGGATGAAGCGATTGGAGTAAGCGACTTTCATCTCCGCGTTTCATATGGGAACTTGAAAGTGTGCCGGCTTCCAGAGAAACGCGTCTCTTTCCTTTACTCGTTCCAGTTTGGCATGTTAACGTTCAGGAGCTGGTGTTTGTGGTGTGGCTCAGTGCTTTGGCCCATCCTCACCGGTATCGGTACCCCCCGCATGCTTATGGCTGCGGGGTTCTACATCATCGCCTGGTTTTCACGTGACGCTGAGGACTGGGTTTATTCCTAGCGTTCTGTCGTTGCTGGTCGTGGGTGTTAGAGTGCCGAGGGTGAAGAAGCGCCAGAGGAGCGAAGATGAGGGCAAGAAGGTGAAGTTCCTTGGACGCCATTTGATGCTCAAGGGCGAGTACGTCGACGATATACTGTCGGGGAGGAAGAAGGCTACGATACGACTGGGCATTGTTAAGCTGAAACACTCGGAGCTTATAGTCCATGGTGGAGGTAGGCCTGTTGCAAAGATACGCGTGACAAACGTCCGTTACAAGAAGGTCTCGGAGCTGACCGATGAGGATGCAGCCATAGACGGGTTTAGTAGTAGAGAGGAGCTCCTAGAGGCGCTTAGGAAGGCTTATGGGGAGGTGAAGCCCGACGACTATGTCACCATAATAGAGTTTGAGGTTATCCAGAGGCTAGACCAGCTTCCAGTCCAAGACCCCTACATGGGTCTTGAGCCAGCCGATATAGCTAGGCTGGCTCTGCGTTACCTCCAAGAGGAGTTCAACGAGGAGGATCGCAGAATACTCATGGAGCTAACACGTACCAATAGCATACGGGCCGTAGCGTATAGGCTCTACAAGGATCTGGGCAAACGGTGGCGGGTGAGAAGAGTACTACGCCGTGCATTGAGACTCCTAGTGGAGCGCGGATACCTGAGGGTTAAGAGCGCCCCAACGTTGGGTGAGAACGCGGGAGGTGAGTAGGTAAAAGTGACTAAATGGGTATTGAGGTGTACGAGGTGCGGGAGGACCTGGATACTTGAAGTCAGCTTCGACCTTGCCTCTATGGGCAAGTTGTACCACTTCTGTCCACACTGTAGGCGTAACGCGTTCCACGAGGTACTTCAAAGGATAGAAGACGATATCGATATACCCATAGATGGTAAGCATCAGCAAGGAGAATACTCTTCATCCACCAGTTAAAGGCGTCCGTAGACCGTCGTTTCATCACCCGTGATGAGACGGGGTACCTGAGAGGGTGATGAAACCTGTCTCAGCTGAGGAGCTTCTTAGCCTCTTGTAGATCCCGGATTAGCTTTGAAGGATTGCTCGTGCCTATCACGTCCGCTCCTAGAGCTACAAGTAGGGATGCGTAAAACCCGTCTTTTATGCCGCCAGACGCTTTAATCATCATGCCTCGCGGCTTGACTATCTTGGCTGCAAGAGCGACTTCCAGCGGCTCGACACCCCTAGAGAACCACCCTGTGTTCATCTTGACATAGTCTGGTCTATCCTCCTTATCCAGAGCCGCTATTGCCTCCAGTATCTCCTGGAGTGTTGATAAGTCTAGAAGCGAGGACTCGATTATCGCCTTGCTCTTCACTCCTACCTCTCTAGCTATCCTTGAGAGAGCGCGCACCTCGTTTATAACATAGTCTCTGTTGCCTTTCATCCACTGCCACACATTAACCACGAACTCAACCTCACCAGCGCCATGCGCTATTGCCTGCTCAACAGCCTTTACCTTTGGCTCGATGTGACTCGCCCCGCTCGGGAAGTCTATCACAACGGATATCAATACTCTACGCGATACACCCTCAAGCCATGTCAACATGGTGTGGAACACTGTTACTGCTCTCAGGCCTAGTTTCTCCGCCTCTTCTACAGCCTCTACGACTCTATGTGGTGTTGGGTCGCGAAGAATAGCATAGTCTATCCTCTTTGCGAGTTCCTCGGGGGAGAGGAGACGATACTCAAACCTCACTCTATGAAGTCACCAGTTTCTATCTTCTCTGGGATGTACTTAAAGGCTAGGAAGCGCAGGCCCTTGCCCGCAAGAGCCTCGATCTCTAGCTTAGCCTTCTTGCGCAGGAATATGTCGATCTCCTTCCTCCACTGTGGCGTCTGGAACCACTTGTAGTTGCGTAGCTCCTCGGCTCTCTTGATGTCAGCGTCTTTAGCCTTGATTATGAAGTTGCGTCTCTCAGTTTCTGTTAGGTACGGCTTTTTCCTCTCGTCGCCGAAGATGTCGGTCATGCTTACGCCGAGGAACCTGGCCTTTGGTGTTGCTAGGCGCTCGCTCTCGTACGAAAGGGTTATCGAGCCTATCTTGAAGACGCTGTAGATGTACCATCCGTAGGGGTCGGCATCGGTTAGTATGTACACTGGTAGGCCTAGCTCCTCGTTGAGTCTCCTGACGAATCTCCTTGTGGCGCGGTCTGGCTGACCGGCGCTTGTCACGAGTATAGCGCGGTACTTTCTCCAGAAGCCTATGCGGTGTAGCTGCTGGAATACAGCGTCTTTCTCTATTACTAGGACGAACTCTGCATCCACGTCCAGGAATTCTATGAGGTCTGGTGTTGGCTCGATAGCCCAGGCGCCGTGACCCATCTTGCTGAGGTCTATCACGTCGTTACCGCTCCTTATCCTCATGTTGCCTACGACTTTTCCCTTCTCCTTGCTGAGTATCAGCATCTCCTCTCTAAGCATCCCTGTGAATACCTCTATGTCGCGGATTACCGCGTCGGACTCCTTCTGCTCGTCCCATGTGTTCTCCTCGATTCTCCTCCCACGGTCATCGACGAAGACTATGGTGTGTTTACCACGGTAGTAGAGATCACGGATTGTTGGGTACTCGTCGTTAACGAGTGCCTCGTAGATTATCTTCGCCATCAGCATTGTCTGCATGAACTTCTTTGCCTCGTGTAGGTTGAAGAGGCTCCTTCTGAGCTTCTCTGGGCCTAGGAGCAGCATCTTCCTCTTCTCGTCGTATATTGTGTTTGATAGTGTACGCTTGGGTAGCACAAGGGTTGGATTCTCGCCCTTCTGTAGCTGGTCAAGTATCATCTTGAACCTCTCACGGAATACTTGGATTGCTCGCTTCCTTGCCTCTGCATCAACCTTGTCAATTACACGGTCGATGCTCATAGTGAGTCAGCCACCCCTCTAAGCTTCTATCTTCACCTTCGAAAGGTTTTTAACTTGTTGCTCGAACACTTGTAGCTCCTTGCCTTTCATGCGGCGCCGTAGAGTGTCTAGTAGCAGCCTCTGAACCTTATCCGGCGTTACGCCATCCTCTCCTAGTATAGTGGCTATGCTCTGAGCAACTTCGGGGATGTATCGGAGGAACGTTGATATCTTCTCGCGTAGCTCCTCCTCCCTACGCTTCTCTATCAGGTAA
The Pyrolobus fumarii 1A DNA segment above includes these coding regions:
- a CDS encoding ASCH domain-containing protein, coding for MPRVKKRQRSEDEGKKVKFLGRHLMLKGEYVDDILSGRKKATIRLGIVKLKHSELIVHGGGRPVAKIRVTNVRYKKVSELTDEDAAIDGFSSREELLEALRKAYGEVKPDDYVTIIEFEVIQRLDQLPVQDPYMGLEPADIARLALRYLQEEFNEEDRRILMELTRTNSIRAVAYRLYKDLGKRWRVRRVLRRALRLLVERGYLRVKSAPTLGENAGGE
- a CDS encoding deoxyribose-phosphate aldolase, which codes for MRFEYRLLSPEELAKRIDYAILRDPTPHRVVEAVEEAEKLGLRAVTVFHTMLTWLEGVSRRVLISVVIDFPSGASHIEPKVKAVEQAIAHGAGEVEFVVNVWQWMKGNRDYVINEVRALSRIAREVGVKSKAIIESSLLDLSTLQEILEAIAALDKEDRPDYVKMNTGWFSRGVEPLEVALAAKIVKPRGMMIKASGGIKDGFYASLLVALGADVIGTSNPSKLIRDLQEAKKLLS
- a CDS encoding DNA topoisomerase IV subunit A, with amino-acid sequence MSIDRVIDKVDAEARKRAIQVFRERFKMILDQLQKGENPTLVLPKRTLSNTIYDEKRKMLLLGPEKLRRSLFNLHEAKKFMQTMLMAKIIYEALVNDEYPTIRDLYYRGKHTIVFVDDRGRRIEENTWDEQKESDAVIRDIEVFTGMLREEMLILSKEKGKVVGNMRIRSGNDVIDLSKMGHGAWAIEPTPDLIEFLDVDAEFVLVIEKDAVFQQLHRIGFWRKYRAILVTSAGQPDRATRRFVRRLNEELGLPVYILTDADPYGWYIYSVFKIGSITLSYESERLATPKARFLGVSMTDIFGDERKKPYLTETERRNFIIKAKDADIKRAEELRNYKWFQTPQWRKEIDIFLRKKAKLEIEALAGKGLRFLAFKYIPEKIETGDFIE